From Cellvibrio zantedeschiae, the proteins below share one genomic window:
- a CDS encoding AhpC/TSA family protein — protein sequence MAKIKAGDFIVKHRLETISDSHVDVPAAQQVTHIQFRRFSSCPICNLHIDTFIERHLELVATGIQEVVVFHSTQEEMLKYGNDVPFAMIADPEKNLYKSFGIESSIFSVINPVVWAPAVTGLLKFKQLPYEKGQSFFGLPADFLIAKTGEVVAVKYGNHADDHWEVDEVIQHARQLAIV from the coding sequence GTGGCGAAAATAAAAGCTGGCGACTTTATTGTTAAGCATAGGCTGGAAACGATTAGTGACTCCCATGTAGATGTTCCTGCAGCGCAACAAGTTACCCATATTCAATTCAGGCGCTTCTCCTCGTGCCCCATTTGCAACTTGCATATTGATACCTTTATAGAGCGCCACCTGGAATTAGTTGCAACCGGCATTCAGGAAGTTGTGGTTTTTCATTCCACACAAGAGGAAATGTTAAAGTACGGCAACGATGTTCCTTTTGCCATGATTGCAGACCCTGAAAAAAATTTATACAAATCCTTCGGTATCGAGTCTTCTATTTTTTCTGTCATTAATCCGGTAGTGTGGGCACCTGCCGTTACCGGCTTATTAAAGTTCAAGCAATTACCTTACGAAAAAGGCCAAAGCTTTTTTGGCCTGCCTGCGGATTTTCTAATCGCTAAAACCGGCGAAGTGGTTGCGGTTAAATATGGCAACCACGCCGATGACCATTGGGAGGTAGATGAAGTTATTCAACACGCCAGGCAACTAGCTATTGTGTAA
- a CDS encoding OsmC family protein, translating to MTEHTAKIIWERGDQNFLDNRYSRKHKIQFDGGLEIPASSAPSNVPVPLSDESAADPEELLIAALSNCHMLWFLAIAAKRGFRVDSYEDDAKGHMAKNEHGKLFLAQVTLNPVTAFSGEKIPTQEELEQLHHKAHEECFIANSVLTEIICKPVLHNS from the coding sequence ATGACCGAACATACTGCAAAAATCATTTGGGAACGCGGCGACCAAAACTTTTTGGATAACCGCTACAGTCGTAAACACAAAATTCAGTTTGATGGTGGTTTGGAAATACCGGCGTCGTCTGCACCAAGCAATGTGCCTGTACCGCTCTCCGATGAAAGTGCTGCAGATCCTGAGGAGTTATTAATAGCGGCTTTATCCAACTGCCATATGTTATGGTTTTTAGCCATTGCGGCCAAACGCGGCTTTCGTGTGGATTCCTACGAAGACGATGCAAAAGGACACATGGCGAAAAACGAACATGGGAAATTGTTCCTGGCGCAAGTTACACTCAACCCTGTAACAGCATTCTCAGGTGAGAAGATTCCCACACAAGAAGAACTGGAACAGTTGCACCATAAAGCTCATGAAGAATGTTTTATTGCGAATTCTGTTTTAACGGAAATTATTTGCAAACCGGTATTACACAATAGCTAG
- a CDS encoding VOC family protein: protein MHIEHINISAPMSLLTQVRDFYIEILGLTEGFRPESTIRGFWLYSGERALIHLAESNEHFANERQGHLDHIAFQTTGLKQVVDKLNKHEIPFSHDYFPEINMTQIFFKDPVGTGIEINFVNESL from the coding sequence ATGCACATAGAACACATCAACATCAGCGCTCCCATGAGCCTGTTAACGCAAGTTCGGGATTTCTATATTGAGATACTGGGTTTAACCGAAGGCTTTCGACCCGAATCCACTATTCGCGGCTTCTGGTTATATTCTGGCGAGCGCGCACTTATACATTTAGCAGAAAGTAATGAACATTTTGCAAATGAACGACAAGGTCACTTGGACCATATTGCGTTTCAAACAACAGGATTGAAACAAGTAGTCGATAAACTAAACAAACACGAAATTCCTTTCTCGCACGATTACTTTCCCGAAATCAATATGACTCAAATATTCTTTAAAGACCCTGTGGGGACAGGAATTGAAATTAACTTTGTTAACGAATCGCTTTAA